A genomic window from Haladaptatus caseinilyticus includes:
- a CDS encoding YeiH family protein translates to MKDRTELLSGILLLAGIGLLGRGIATIIPSIDYLIATILVGVLVGNTAGGLGWAKAGIETHKLWLEAGIVVMGASVAFDRVVGAGPTILALIVGTVAVAILSVELLSRRCFGITQKTGSLLAAGSSICGVSAVVAVAGSIDADERQIAYAAGTVLLFDTLTLLVYPAVGHALGLSDRVFGVWAGLTMFSTGPVTAVGFAFSETAGEWAVLVKLARNALIGLAATGYALYYLRRPGDGRRPGKEKTSHLWRTFPKFVFGFLFLMILASVGVISADQVTSLEHASNWLFMLAFAGLGLELRLDDLRSTGFEPVAVVLVSFIVVSTTVLGILTVLL, encoded by the coding sequence ATGAAAGACCGAACAGAATTGTTGTCCGGTATACTGCTTCTCGCCGGAATCGGTCTTCTCGGGCGGGGGATCGCGACGATTATCCCGAGCATCGACTATCTCATCGCCACGATCCTCGTCGGCGTCCTCGTCGGAAATACGGCCGGAGGATTGGGCTGGGCGAAAGCGGGCATCGAGACCCACAAACTCTGGTTGGAAGCCGGAATCGTCGTGATGGGTGCGAGCGTCGCCTTCGACCGCGTGGTCGGTGCCGGGCCGACGATACTCGCCCTCATCGTGGGAACGGTCGCAGTCGCCATCCTCTCGGTCGAATTACTCTCACGACGCTGTTTCGGCATCACGCAAAAGACGGGGTCGCTACTCGCTGCCGGGTCGAGCATTTGCGGCGTGTCGGCAGTCGTCGCCGTCGCGGGAAGCATCGACGCCGACGAGCGACAGATCGCCTACGCCGCCGGGACCGTCCTTCTGTTCGACACGCTGACGCTCCTCGTCTATCCGGCGGTCGGTCACGCGCTCGGTCTCTCGGACAGGGTTTTCGGCGTCTGGGCGGGTTTGACGATGTTCAGTACGGGACCAGTCACTGCAGTCGGATTCGCGTTCTCGGAAACCGCGGGAGAGTGGGCAGTACTCGTCAAACTGGCTCGAAACGCGCTTATCGGCCTCGCGGCAACCGGATACGCACTGTATTATCTGCGACGTCCCGGCGATGGGAGACGGCCGGGGAAGGAAAAGACTAGCCACCTCTGGCGAACCTTCCCGAAGTTCGTCTTCGGCTTCCTGTTCCTCATGATCCTCGCCAGTGTGGGCGTCATCAGCGCGGACCAAGTCACGTCGCTGGAGCACGCTTCGAACTGGTTGTTCATGCTCGCCTTTGCCGGGTTAGGGCTTGAACTGAGGCTCGACGACCTACGCTCGACCGGATTCGAACCGGTCGCAGTCGTGCTGGTGAGCTTCATCGTCGTCAGCACGACAGTGCTCGGAATTCTCACTGTCCTCCTCTAG
- a CDS encoding DUF5783 family protein — MTEFDPEKFEDKYVHYFNELQRAYKNAFNYMNERHDSQVIHAIDQQVLNESEPFYDGNGEFRIELPDDPADRVQGVVVADDKLEELLEAYVERIESELRRVFGLQSSN, encoded by the coding sequence ATGACCGAGTTCGACCCCGAGAAGTTCGAGGACAAGTACGTGCACTACTTCAACGAACTCCAGCGAGCGTACAAAAACGCGTTTAACTACATGAACGAACGACACGATTCCCAAGTGATTCATGCCATCGACCAGCAGGTGCTGAACGAGAGCGAACCCTTCTACGATGGGAATGGCGAATTCCGCATCGAACTCCCCGACGACCCTGCCGACCGCGTACAGGGAGTCGTCGTCGCGGACGACAAACTGGAAGAACTACTCGAAGCCTACGTCGAACGGATCGAGTCCGAACTGCGTCGCGTCTTCGGACTTCAGTCGAGTAATTAA
- a CDS encoding NifU family protein, with the protein MSTETQEDGDDLEERVSNFLRRNFPQIQMHGGSAAIQNIDRETGEVTIMLGGACSGCGISPMTIQAIKSRMVKEIPEIEKVNADTGMGGGGGGMSPSFPGETSDDGDDEGPQAPF; encoded by the coding sequence ATGAGCACCGAAACTCAGGAAGACGGCGACGACCTCGAAGAACGGGTCAGTAACTTCCTGCGCCGTAACTTCCCGCAGATTCAAATGCACGGTGGGAGTGCCGCCATTCAGAACATCGACCGCGAGACCGGCGAAGTCACCATCATGCTCGGCGGCGCGTGCAGTGGGTGCGGTATCTCCCCGATGACGATTCAGGCTATCAAAAGCCGAATGGTCAAAGAGATCCCCGAAATCGAAAAAGTCAACGCCGACACCGGCATGGGCGGCGGCGGTGGCGGAATGAGTCCGTCCTTCCCCGGCGAAACCAGCGATGACGGCGACGACGAAGGTCCGCAGGCACCATTCTAA
- the wecB gene encoding non-hydrolyzing UDP-N-acetylglucosamine 2-epimerase has translation MGDLTLVTILGTRPEIIKLSPLIRRCDENGVSNKVVHTGQHYSANLDSIFFEQLDLPTPNYNLEVGSDIHGRQTAEMLRKIENIVVDENPDVVLVQGDTNSVLAGALATAKLDSELGHIEAGLRSFDREMPEEVNRVLTDHAADFLFAPTEKSRELLLSEGIPDRKITVTGNTIVDAVEQHRRIAADKSSILSENNLTPGAFALMTAHRAENVDDRERFSNILRGAHSFANETGLDIVYPIHPRAENRVSEFDLPIPETIETIEPQDFLDFLHLENSAKVILTDSGSVQEEACILNTPCVTMRTSTERPETLDVGANTLVGTHPEGIRSGAKSMLTVTPNWPNPFGDGTAAEGILDELAESVEGNH, from the coding sequence ATGGGGGATCTAACGTTAGTGACAATCTTGGGGACTCGTCCGGAAATCATCAAACTATCACCGCTCATACGAAGGTGCGACGAGAACGGAGTGTCGAACAAGGTCGTGCATACGGGCCAGCACTACTCCGCAAACCTGGATTCGATCTTTTTCGAACAGCTCGATCTACCGACACCGAACTACAATCTCGAAGTCGGCTCGGATATACACGGCCGACAGACCGCCGAGATGCTCCGAAAAATCGAGAACATCGTCGTCGATGAGAATCCGGATGTCGTCCTCGTCCAAGGCGATACCAACTCCGTTCTCGCTGGAGCGCTCGCGACGGCAAAACTCGACAGCGAGTTGGGTCACATCGAAGCGGGTTTGCGAAGTTTCGACCGTGAGATGCCCGAGGAGGTCAACCGAGTGCTTACTGACCACGCGGCGGATTTCCTGTTCGCTCCTACCGAGAAATCACGCGAGCTTCTGCTATCCGAAGGGATTCCCGACCGAAAAATCACCGTCACCGGAAACACCATCGTCGATGCGGTCGAGCAGCATCGACGAATCGCAGCCGACAAAAGTTCGATCCTCTCGGAAAACAACCTTACTCCGGGGGCGTTCGCTCTGATGACGGCACACCGAGCCGAAAACGTCGATGACCGCGAACGGTTTTCGAACATCCTGCGTGGTGCCCACTCGTTTGCGAACGAAACCGGACTTGATATCGTCTATCCGATTCATCCGAGAGCCGAAAATCGCGTATCGGAGTTCGACCTCCCCATACCGGAGACGATCGAGACGATCGAACCGCAGGATTTCCTCGATTTCCTGCACCTCGAGAACAGTGCAAAGGTGATTCTTACGGACTCCGGCAGCGTTCAAGAGGAAGCCTGTATTCTCAACACGCCGTGCGTGACGATGCGCACGTCGACCGAGCGCCCGGAGACGCTCGATGTCGGTGCGAATACCCTCGTCGGAACCCACCCCGAAGGAATACGGTCGGGTGCGAAGTCGATGCTCACTGTCACGCCCAATTGGCCGAATCCATTCGGGGACGGCACGGCAGCGGAAGGGATTCTTGACGAACTTGCCGAGTCGGTAGAGGGCAACCACTAG
- the glmS gene encoding glutamine--fructose-6-phosphate transaminase (isomerizing), whose amino-acid sequence MCGIIGCAGHEGDTVPVLLNGLARLEYRGYDSTGLAVSNSDIHVVKREGELDELVETVESEIEVDGVAGVGHTRWSTHGKPSDANAHPHTDCENRVAVVHNGIIENYQSLRDDLRSLGHEFESNTDTEVIPHLVGHYLDAGSSPKAAFHRAVEKLEGSYAIAAVFESRKEVMATRQDSSLVLGVGDEATYVASDMTALIERTDSVIHLDDGEFAFLSPDGYTIIDEDGERQSKAQTTIEWDVEEITKGHHDHYMIKEIYEQSAALRECLRNRSTTDRLISLDTFDDYHSVDRVHLVACGTSYHAALFGAQMLRERGVSAQAFLASEYAMTPAPVQDGTLVVGVTQSGETADTLAALRAADERGARTLALTNVVGSSAARECDEALYIRSGPEISVAATKTFASQLVTLTLFALHSSSTESNHETRRLVSALDELPGQIQRLFDTTTAGEIASRLADGSGYFFIGRGLQYPVALEGALKMKEITYEHAEGFAAGELKHGPLALVTDETPVFVSAVGDNETVRKTVANAEEVKARGAPLVAITDGTSSIERLADEVLRVPSTSRELAPVLVNVQYQLLAYHTARHLGRKIDKPRNLAKSVTVE is encoded by the coding sequence ATGTGTGGTATCATCGGCTGTGCAGGGCACGAAGGGGATACCGTCCCTGTGCTTCTGAACGGCTTGGCGAGACTGGAGTACCGCGGCTACGATTCGACGGGACTGGCGGTCAGCAACTCGGATATTCACGTCGTCAAGCGGGAGGGAGAACTCGACGAACTCGTCGAGACGGTCGAATCGGAGATCGAAGTCGATGGGGTGGCTGGGGTCGGACATACACGTTGGAGCACACACGGAAAACCGTCGGACGCCAACGCGCATCCGCACACGGACTGTGAAAATCGGGTTGCAGTCGTTCACAACGGCATCATCGAGAACTACCAATCGCTCCGTGACGACCTGCGCTCGCTGGGACACGAGTTCGAGAGCAACACGGATACCGAAGTCATCCCGCATCTCGTCGGTCACTATCTCGACGCCGGTTCGTCGCCGAAAGCGGCGTTCCATCGTGCGGTCGAGAAACTGGAGGGAAGCTACGCGATTGCGGCGGTCTTCGAATCGCGAAAGGAGGTGATGGCGACCCGCCAGGATTCGTCACTCGTCCTCGGCGTCGGCGATGAAGCCACCTACGTGGCGAGCGACATGACTGCGCTGATCGAGCGTACCGACAGTGTCATTCACCTGGACGACGGTGAATTCGCCTTCCTTTCACCCGACGGATACACGATCATCGACGAGGATGGTGAGCGACAATCGAAGGCACAGACGACCATCGAGTGGGACGTCGAAGAAATCACAAAGGGTCATCACGACCATTACATGATAAAGGAGATTTACGAGCAGTCGGCTGCACTCCGTGAATGTCTCCGTAACCGGTCCACCACCGACCGACTTATTTCGCTCGATACTTTCGACGACTATCACTCCGTAGACCGGGTTCATCTGGTCGCCTGCGGAACCAGCTATCACGCGGCGCTTTTCGGTGCACAGATGCTCCGCGAGCGTGGGGTTTCGGCACAGGCGTTCTTAGCGAGCGAGTACGCGATGACTCCAGCACCTGTTCAGGACGGTACGCTGGTCGTCGGCGTCACGCAGAGCGGCGAGACGGCCGACACGCTCGCTGCACTTCGTGCGGCCGACGAGCGAGGTGCTCGAACGCTCGCGCTGACGAACGTCGTGGGTAGCTCCGCCGCTCGGGAGTGTGACGAGGCGCTCTACATCCGCTCCGGACCCGAAATCAGCGTCGCCGCAACGAAGACGTTCGCGAGTCAGCTCGTCACACTCACCCTGTTCGCACTCCACTCGTCATCGACCGAGTCGAATCACGAGACTCGACGACTCGTCTCGGCACTCGACGAGCTTCCGGGACAGATTCAACGCCTCTTCGACACGACCACCGCGGGGGAGATCGCTAGCCGCCTCGCGGACGGTTCGGGATACTTTTTCATCGGGCGTGGGTTGCAGTACCCCGTCGCGTTAGAGGGGGCGTTAAAGATGAAGGAGATAACCTACGAACACGCGGAGGGGTTTGCCGCGGGCGAACTCAAACACGGTCCACTCGCGCTGGTGACGGACGAGACGCCTGTCTTCGTTTCGGCCGTCGGTGACAACGAAACTGTCCGAAAAACGGTGGCGAACGCCGAGGAGGTGAAGGCACGCGGTGCGCCGCTTGTAGCTATCACTGATGGGACGTCATCCATCGAACGCCTCGCTGACGAAGTTCTCAGAGTTCCATCGACGAGCCGAGAGTTGGCGCCGGTACTCGTAAACGTCCAGTATCAACTGTTGGCTTACCACACGGCCAGACACCTTGGACGAAAAATCGACAAACCACGAAACCTCGCGAAGAGCGTCACCGTCGAGTAA
- a CDS encoding FtsX-like permease family protein, protein MTRTYRQPLLTRWSRRDRLTVLVVAVIVAFLVGTTLLLLSVGTETEAVSNKFSDSMTVTQYDSVATARSNANRSDIVLPTATVTRNGIEHQIVGIPPDSPTVLSDYSVEWRTARLPPPPDTGIKGGVERPTTRRFETDEGSVRLRVSPYTGDSVFPRSWYVGTPSTVREVGTSGAFVVEANAGDNGFARLRTDGTVTPSLFLYFLAGVREVLRVLSGVTILAAVLVLVVLYNVTRMSVRDRMTTIRVVRTTGATPRQILGLFGLRAGLLTATGVLLGYAGGVVFTRLAVNVAIYAGVSLSLSPQVTTTSLVVLLPMFGSVVAVGFFAGLLAAWPAVSGEPASLTGLKTPSGSQQTSRLGLLPNRASTTLLRWRALIPTATTLAVFALIVLLSGSLATALTPLASPSSGTVTESGAPYPMASRIDAEYASVLRSQGIEASPEILVPQLHDGQPYLARGANFSSFTTVSDARLVSGHAPRTKYEAVIGHDLATTLGIDIGDSITLGGASSPTVTRVHIVGTFDAPGVLDDQLVVPLPTAHDLSTAPGTVQFIRTDGGTPDFSGADDGAITVTGVSAPPTAEVGKPFTVTMNVQNFGQETGERRITARIGGESESVTVSPAPGERSSRRVNLTVQNPGNYTLRVGSREKRIAVYRQPPLSLDAVPNRGQPGERMLVPVLTPNGEQVSGATVEIAGTTATTNERGVATVPLPNRTGNYTIRTTKGARTVSSHVVVSEDALHPFGARVRVTPDTASMYARPTAEVVLVNPWGRTQTRTISIVTPGKTVTKNVTLPPYRTESVSVSLSSDTGKERLAPGDYTVRIVSGGDVLATDQFSIVGDERLFSTVAQNSEYAQGSGIGHAVRSVFGDLRTLLVSMAVLAGITTVGSTAATFAQSVHARRRTVAIHRATGATRRQVLRRVLADVWRISVVSILIGITAAILIGIFLERMGLLTVFGVQLSISVSAQILATVAIGSFLLANISALVVTIPFLFADPADR, encoded by the coding sequence ATGACGCGAACGTATCGCCAACCGTTGCTTACGCGATGGTCACGGCGCGACCGTCTCACCGTTCTGGTCGTCGCCGTTATCGTCGCATTCCTCGTCGGGACCACGCTGTTGTTGCTCTCCGTCGGAACCGAGACCGAAGCCGTCTCGAACAAGTTTTCGGACTCGATGACGGTCACACAGTACGATTCGGTTGCGACCGCACGGAGCAATGCGAATCGGTCTGATATCGTCCTCCCGACAGCGACCGTTACGAGGAACGGTATCGAACACCAAATCGTCGGAATCCCTCCGGATTCGCCGACCGTTCTCTCCGATTATTCGGTCGAATGGCGAACGGCCCGTCTTCCTCCGCCACCCGACACGGGAATCAAGGGCGGGGTGGAGCGGCCGACGACGCGTCGATTCGAAACCGACGAGGGTTCGGTTCGACTCCGCGTTTCACCCTACACCGGCGATTCGGTGTTTCCGCGGTCGTGGTACGTTGGAACCCCATCGACCGTTCGTGAGGTCGGTACGTCTGGTGCGTTCGTCGTCGAAGCAAACGCCGGAGATAACGGCTTCGCGCGTCTCCGGACCGACGGCACGGTAACCCCGTCGCTGTTCCTGTACTTCCTCGCCGGGGTGCGGGAGGTGCTTCGGGTGTTGTCCGGCGTGACGATACTGGCGGCCGTCCTCGTTCTCGTCGTTCTCTACAACGTGACCCGGATGAGCGTCCGTGATAGGATGACCACGATTCGAGTCGTTCGCACGACTGGTGCGACTCCACGGCAGATTCTCGGGTTGTTCGGCCTCAGAGCGGGGCTGCTCACAGCGACCGGTGTCCTCCTCGGCTATGCAGGGGGCGTCGTATTCACCCGTCTCGCCGTCAACGTCGCCATTTACGCGGGGGTTTCCCTCTCACTCTCTCCGCAAGTCACGACCACATCGCTCGTCGTCTTGCTCCCGATGTTCGGTAGCGTCGTCGCCGTCGGCTTCTTCGCGGGTCTACTGGCCGCGTGGCCGGCGGTTTCGGGAGAGCCAGCGTCGTTGACGGGTCTCAAAACCCCGTCCGGGTCACAACAGACGTCCCGTCTCGGATTGCTCCCGAACCGTGCCAGTACTACGCTGTTGCGATGGCGCGCGCTGATTCCGACCGCGACCACCTTGGCGGTGTTCGCGCTCATCGTTCTCCTCTCCGGTTCGTTGGCGACCGCGCTGACGCCGCTTGCCAGTCCGTCGAGCGGAACTGTCACGGAATCGGGCGCGCCGTACCCGATGGCGAGTCGCATCGACGCCGAGTATGCGTCCGTCCTACGTTCGCAGGGTATCGAGGCCAGCCCCGAGATACTCGTCCCACAACTTCACGATGGGCAACCGTATCTCGCCCGCGGGGCGAACTTCAGTTCGTTCACCACCGTCTCCGACGCACGGCTAGTTTCCGGGCACGCCCCGAGAACTAAATACGAGGCGGTTATCGGCCACGACCTCGCGACGACGCTCGGTATCGATATCGGTGATTCGATTACCCTCGGTGGGGCGTCGTCACCTACCGTGACGCGAGTTCATATCGTCGGCACGTTCGACGCACCCGGCGTCCTCGACGACCAACTCGTCGTTCCACTTCCAACCGCACACGACCTCTCTACGGCACCCGGGACGGTTCAGTTCATTAGAACTGACGGTGGAACGCCGGATTTCTCCGGTGCCGATGACGGCGCTATCACGGTGACCGGCGTGAGTGCACCGCCGACCGCGGAGGTCGGCAAGCCATTTACCGTGACGATGAATGTACAAAACTTCGGACAGGAGACGGGAGAACGGCGAATCACCGCCCGTATCGGCGGTGAATCGGAATCCGTCACTGTCTCGCCAGCTCCCGGAGAGCGTTCGAGCAGACGGGTGAATCTCACCGTCCAGAATCCCGGAAACTACACGCTTCGCGTCGGGTCGCGTGAAAAGCGCATCGCCGTCTACCGACAACCGCCGCTATCCCTCGATGCCGTCCCGAACCGCGGACAGCCGGGAGAACGAATGCTCGTCCCGGTTCTGACGCCGAACGGTGAGCAGGTATCCGGTGCGACCGTCGAAATCGCAGGGACGACAGCGACGACGAACGAGCGTGGAGTCGCGACTGTTCCACTCCCGAATCGGACGGGAAACTACACGATAAGGACCACGAAAGGTGCCCGGACGGTATCGTCGCACGTCGTCGTCTCGGAGGACGCATTGCACCCGTTCGGAGCACGGGTTCGGGTGACGCCGGATACGGCCAGCATGTATGCTCGCCCGACGGCTGAAGTAGTGCTCGTCAACCCGTGGGGGCGAACGCAGACTCGGACGATATCAATCGTCACACCGGGGAAGACGGTCACGAAGAACGTGACGCTCCCGCCGTATCGAACCGAATCGGTATCCGTCAGCCTCTCCTCCGATACAGGGAAAGAACGGCTCGCACCCGGCGACTACACCGTTCGAATCGTTTCCGGCGGCGACGTCCTCGCGACCGACCAGTTTTCGATCGTCGGAGACGAGCGTCTGTTCTCCACTGTGGCACAGAACAGCGAGTACGCGCAGGGATCCGGTATCGGCCACGCCGTTCGGAGCGTGTTCGGTGATCTTCGAACGCTGTTGGTTTCGATGGCGGTCCTCGCTGGCATCACCACGGTAGGAAGCACGGCGGCGACGTTCGCACAGAGTGTTCACGCTCGCCGACGGACCGTTGCGATTCACCGAGCTACTGGTGCCACGCGGCGACAGGTTCTCCGGCGCGTTCTCGCCGACGTATGGCGGATTTCAGTCGTGTCGATACTCATCGGAATCACGGCCGCGATCCTCATCGGAATTTTCCTCGAACGAATGGGGCTGTTGACCGTGTTTGGGGTTCAGCTATCGATTTCGGTGTCCGCGCAGATCCTCGCCACGGTGGCCATCGGGTCGTTCCTCCTCGCTAACATCAGTGCGCTCGTGGTGACGATTCCGTTCCTCTTCGCCGACCCGGCCGACCGTTGA
- a CDS encoding sulfatase, with translation MTNDDATAQNVVFVVMDTVRKDHLSVYGYDKPTTPGLERFAEDATVFEQAVAPAPWTLPVHASLFTGMYPSEHGASQENPYLEGATTLAETLSDAGYDTSCYSSNAWITPYTHLTDGFDDQDNFFEVMPGDFLSGPMAKAWKMMNDNEKLRTVADKLVSLGNVAHEYLASGEGADSKTPQVIDQTIEFIDNSDGPYFSFINLMDAHLPYHPPKEYRQQFAPNVDSTKVCQNSKEFNCGARDISDKEWDAIRGLYDAEIRHIDDQLQRLFSWMQENDEWDDTMVVICADHGELHDEHDLYGHEFCIYDPLINVPLMVKHPELDADVSDQQVELIDLYHTVLDHAGVSGSRSTRPLDEARSLLNANYRSFAEDVPGDGECAFVEYYRPVVELKQLEEKAKRANIELDKDSRFYSRMRSARRPDAKYIRNERIADEFYHLDEDPDELHNARGEGSEEEVELEAALSDFEESVGGEWKDVSDDDVLGDMSDDAKDRLQDLGYID, from the coding sequence ATGACGAACGACGACGCCACGGCGCAGAACGTGGTATTCGTTGTGATGGATACGGTGCGTAAAGATCACCTCTCTGTCTACGGATACGACAAACCGACGACGCCGGGCCTCGAACGGTTCGCGGAGGATGCGACCGTCTTCGAGCAGGCCGTTGCTCCCGCTCCTTGGACCCTGCCGGTTCACGCCTCGCTGTTCACTGGAATGTATCCCAGCGAACACGGTGCGAGTCAGGAAAACCCCTATCTAGAAGGCGCGACGACGCTTGCGGAGACGCTTTCGGACGCCGGATACGACACGTCTTGTTACTCTTCGAACGCGTGGATTACGCCGTACACCCATCTGACGGATGGATTCGACGACCAGGACAACTTCTTCGAAGTGATGCCCGGCGACTTCCTCTCCGGACCGATGGCCAAGGCGTGGAAGATGATGAACGACAACGAGAAACTCCGCACTGTCGCGGACAAACTCGTCAGCCTCGGCAATGTAGCACACGAGTACCTCGCCAGCGGTGAGGGTGCGGACTCGAAGACGCCACAGGTCATCGACCAGACCATCGAGTTCATCGATAACTCCGATGGCCCGTACTTCTCGTTCATCAACCTGATGGACGCCCATCTGCCGTACCACCCGCCGAAGGAGTACCGACAGCAGTTCGCGCCGAACGTCGATTCGACCAAGGTGTGCCAAAACTCGAAGGAGTTCAACTGCGGCGCACGTGATATCAGCGACAAGGAGTGGGATGCGATTCGTGGCCTCTACGACGCCGAAATCCGCCATATCGACGACCAACTCCAGCGCCTGTTCTCGTGGATGCAGGAGAACGACGAGTGGGACGACACGATGGTCGTCATCTGTGCCGACCACGGCGAACTCCACGACGAACACGACCTGTACGGACACGAATTCTGTATCTACGACCCGCTCATCAACGTCCCACTGATGGTCAAACATCCCGAGCTGGATGCCGACGTGAGCGACCAACAGGTCGAACTCATCGATCTCTACCATACCGTCCTCGACCACGCTGGCGTTTCCGGGTCTCGCTCGACCCGGCCGCTCGACGAAGCGCGGTCGCTTCTCAACGCGAATTACCGTTCGTTCGCCGAGGACGTACCGGGCGACGGCGAGTGTGCGTTCGTCGAGTACTACCGCCCCGTCGTCGAGTTGAAGCAACTCGAAGAGAAAGCAAAGCGCGCGAACATCGAACTCGACAAGGACTCGCGCTTTTACTCGCGGATGCGCTCCGCTCGTCGCCCCGATGCTAAGTACATCCGCAACGAACGAATCGCCGACGAGTTCTACCACTTGGACGAGGACCCCGACGAACTTCACAACGCCCGCGGCGAGGGAAGCGAGGAGGAAGTCGAACTCGAAGCGGCGCTCTCGGACTTCGAGGAGAGCGTCGGCGGCGAGTGGAAGGACGTCTCGGACGACGACGTGTTGGGCGATATGAGCGACGACGCGAAAGACCGATTACAAGACCTCGGTTACATAGACTAA
- a CDS encoding ABC transporter ATP-binding protein — protein MTATVLEADSVGVLRGGTEILRDVSLTVPENAKILVQGSSGAGKTTLFNLLGLLATPSKGTVRVMGTDAEELSERRRAHLRREHIGFIFQDFQLIPDLTAWENAALPQDHTGTRDEEWLETLFAKLDIGDVREQYPATLSGGEKQRVATARALSNRPGVLLADEPTGQLDPKTTEQVLELVFELRADTETALVTISHDPQLSSRFDTVVRIEDGTVRAAK, from the coding sequence ATGACTGCAACAGTGCTCGAAGCGGATTCGGTCGGCGTCCTGCGAGGCGGGACCGAGATTTTGCGCGACGTCTCGCTCACGGTACCGGAAAACGCGAAAATCCTCGTCCAAGGGTCGAGCGGCGCGGGGAAGACGACTCTGTTCAATCTCCTCGGATTGTTGGCGACCCCGTCGAAGGGGACGGTCCGGGTCATGGGGACGGACGCGGAGGAACTCTCGGAACGACGACGTGCCCACCTTCGCCGGGAACATATCGGCTTCATCTTTCAGGATTTTCAGCTCATCCCCGACCTCACGGCGTGGGAGAACGCCGCACTCCCACAGGATCACACCGGTACTCGCGACGAGGAGTGGCTCGAAACGCTGTTCGCGAAACTCGACATCGGCGACGTCAGGGAACAGTATCCGGCGACGCTCAGCGGCGGCGAGAAACAGCGCGTTGCGACCGCGCGAGCCTTGTCGAACCGACCGGGGGTGCTGTTGGCGGACGAGCCAACCGGGCAGCTCGACCCAAAGACGACGGAACAGGTGCTCGAACTCGTCTTCGAACTCCGCGCGGACACCGAAACCGCGCTCGTCACCATCAGTCACGACCCACAGCTGAGCAGTCGGTTCGACACCGTCGTTCGTATCGAAGACGGAACCGTCCGGGCCGCGAAATGA
- a CDS encoding lysylphosphatidylglycerol synthase transmembrane domain-containing protein, with translation MTDESAPDGGKALSAGLSERLGTGKLLAGFVVAGVLLYLLIVVAGWRRVIDALQGADYTWVWIACASTIVGLAAWGKAWQIVLAVLDIEVKFKRLVVTYFAATFANYVTPLGQAGGEPFIAYILSRDTEANYEDSLASVVTADLLNLLPFFNFAALGLSYLLLRASLPDNAKTLAQGLVVLAFGVPAIAYAGWRYRDRVEDLVLGLARPFATRTSRLTIEGVRKRIERFYQALERIADEPRELLFALVFSYTGWIFFALPLYFAGRSLGLPLGLVLVLFIVPASTLAGMTPTPGGLAGVETALVVLIVGLVPTITTGSAVAATLIYRFASYWFVLGVGGLAALFVIMRS, from the coding sequence GTGACTGATGAGTCGGCACCGGACGGCGGCAAAGCGCTGTCCGCAGGACTTTCCGAACGCTTGGGTACCGGCAAGCTACTGGCGGGGTTCGTCGTCGCAGGTGTCCTGCTCTACCTGCTGATCGTCGTCGCCGGATGGCGGCGCGTCATCGACGCCCTGCAAGGAGCGGACTACACCTGGGTCTGGATAGCCTGCGCTTCGACGATCGTCGGACTTGCCGCGTGGGGCAAGGCGTGGCAAATCGTCCTCGCAGTGCTCGATATCGAAGTGAAATTCAAACGGCTCGTCGTTACGTATTTCGCGGCGACGTTCGCCAACTACGTCACCCCACTCGGACAGGCGGGCGGTGAACCGTTCATCGCCTACATCCTGTCGCGGGATACGGAGGCAAACTACGAGGATAGCCTCGCCAGCGTCGTAACGGCGGACTTACTCAACCTCCTGCCGTTTTTCAACTTCGCGGCGCTCGGGTTGAGCTATCTCCTGCTTCGAGCGTCGCTTCCGGACAACGCGAAGACGCTCGCACAGGGACTCGTCGTGCTGGCGTTCGGCGTTCCGGCGATCGCCTACGCCGGATGGCGATACCGTGACCGTGTCGAGGACCTCGTCCTCGGGCTCGCTCGTCCATTTGCCACTCGAACGTCTCGACTGACCATCGAGGGTGTTCGGAAACGTATCGAGCGATTTTACCAGGCGTTGGAGCGAATCGCGGATGAACCACGTGAACTGCTGTTCGCGCTCGTCTTCTCGTACACGGGATGGATATTCTTCGCCCTGCCGCTGTACTTCGCCGGGCGATCGCTCGGCCTTCCGCTCGGGTTGGTTCTCGTGCTGTTCATCGTTCCGGCGAGTACGCTAGCCGGGATGACCCCGACACCGGGTGGATTGGCGGGCGTCGAAACGGCCCTGGTCGTGCTCATCGTGGGACTCGTCCCGACGATCACCACGGGGTCGGCGGTTGCGGCCACGCTTATCTATCGCTTTGCGAGCTACTGGTTCGTTCTCGGGGTCGGCGGTCTCGCGGCGTTGTTCGTCATCATGCGGTCGTGA